The following are encoded together in the Puniceicoccaceae bacterium genome:
- the tatA gene encoding twin-arginine translocase TatA/TatE family subunit, which translates to MTTLAFIQNVGLPELAIIFMFILIFFGAKRLPELFGSFGKSIKEFKKATRDIENDINSSMHEQPRQVTPPQQSVPHQTEQATKQETQS; encoded by the coding sequence ATGACCACTCTCGCTTTCATCCAGAACGTTGGGCTTCCCGAGCTCGCCATCATCTTCATGTTCATCCTGATTTTCTTCGGCGCCAAGCGGCTGCCGGAACTCTTTGGTTCCTTTGGAAAATCCATCAAGGAGTTCAAGAAAGCCACAAGGGATATTGAAAACGACATCAATTCGTCGATGCACGAACAACCCAGGCAGGTCACTCCACCCCAGCAGAGCGTTCCCCATCAGACCGAACAGGCGACCAAGCAAGAGACTCAATCGTAA